Sequence from the Halobaculum rubrum genome:
CCCGAGTTCGTCACACAGCTCGTTGGCCTCCATCACGTCGACGATGTCGCCGACGCCCTGACACGAGCCGAACGCGTAGACGGTCTCGAACTCCGGCCCCTCGGTCTCGACGCCGCGCTCCTCGTCGCGGGTCGGAAGCTTACACGCGTACGCACACTGCGAGCAGGCGCCCTTCCTGTACTTCTTCTCCTCGACGGCGTTCCCGCCGATGCCCGCCGCGGACTCGAACTCGTACTCGTCGAAGTAGCGCGTCGGGAGCGCGAAGTTGTCGTTGATGAACTCCGTCCCCCCGGTCGTCCCCTGGCGCTTCATCCGGTCGTCCGAGGTCGCGGCCTCCCGGTGAACGTCCATCGCGGGCGGATCCGACACCTCGATGTCGGGGCGGGCGTTGCCGTCGCCGGCGAACGTCACGCACTTGACGTTCTTGCTCCCGAGGACGGCGCCGAGGCCGCCGCGACCGAACGCCCGGGAGTCGAACGTCATCACCGAGGCGAACCGCACGAGGTTCTCGCCGGCCGGCCCGATCGTGATGCAGTGCTCGGGGCCGAGGTCGTGCTCGTCGGCCATGTACTCGGACACTGCCGAGACCGCAGCGCCCGCCAACTCGGGCACGCTCTCGAAGGAGACGCCGTCGTCGCGGACGTGGACCGCGAGCGGCTCGTCGCTCGCGCCGACGAACTCGACGACCGAGTAGCCCGTGTCCGCGACGTTGCGCGAGAGGTAGCCGCCGGCGTTCGTCGACGCGAGCCCGTCCGTCAGCGGCGACAGCCCCGTCATGTTCATGCGGCCGGTGAAGCTCATCCGGCTCAGTTGGAGCGGTCCCGTCGAGAGGTACGCGCGGTTCTCGGGGCCGAACGGGTCGGCGTCGGCGGGGATACGCTCGTGTGCCAGCGCCGTCGCGGCCGCGCGGCCGCCGATGAACTCCGAGAGCGTCCCCGAGATGTCCGTCTCCTCGACAGCGCGCTCGGTTACGTCGACCGTCAAAAGCGGTCCCTTCGCGGTGAGCATACGACCCGGTTTCGGCGCTCGGAACAAAACGGTACCTCCGCCGGCGGAACGAGCGGCGCCTCAGACGGTGTCGTCGGGGTCGTGGGTGTCCGCCATTCGATCGGCCTCCGCGGCGTAGCGCTCGCGGTCCGCCTCGTCGGTCCGACCGAGATCGTCCGCGGAGACGGTCTGCGACACCGGCGTCTCGCGCTCGTCGGTGAAACTCGTCAGCGCGCGCTCCTTGCGGAAGTAGCGCTCGCCCGTCTCGTCGGCGTACACGAGGATGACGATGTTCAGTTCGTCGTCGCCGTACGTCCGCTCGACGAGCCACACGCGAACGGAGTCGCTGTCGCCGGTCTCGCTCGAGTCTACGGTGCTCATACCGGTAGCTAGCATGAGCGTGAGTAAAGCGCCCACGGTGATTCCCGGTCGGCGCGCGCACCCGCGTCCGGTATGGTTGACCGGTACTGCGTCGCGTCGTCGCCCGACACCGAGTCACCGCCGTGGCCCGCGCAGCCCGAAGTTCCCCCACCGGAGCGCCGTACCCGGGGCAGGAAGCCGTCAGTCGTCGGTCGGTGCGACGGTCGCGTCCGAGCGATCCTCGTCCTCGTCGTCGTCGCCGACGGGCACCTCGCCGCGGGGGTCGGCGTCGCGCCAGGTGCCGCGCCGGTACCAGAGGTACGCGATGATCGCGCCGGCGGTGTTCGAGACCGCGAACGCCATCCAGATCCCGGTCGACCCGAACGCGGGCAGCGGGAGGCCGAGGATGTCGGGTCTCGCCAGCCCCAGCGCCACCGGCAGCCGGATGAACCCGAGCATCAGGATGGAGATGGCGGCGGCGGTCATGGTCTTGCCAGCACCCCGGAAGCTGCCGGTGTAGGCGCGCATCACGCCGATGAAGCCGAACGTCGGCGCGACCCAGCGGAGGAAGTCGGCGGTCACGGCGATGACGGCGGGGTCGTCCGTGAACACCGCCGCGATCGGCCGGGCCGTGAGGATCACCACGATCCCGAGACCACCGAGGATCGCCAACATCGTCTTGGCGGCGATCCCGGCGGCCGTCGCCGCACGGTCGGGCTTCTCGGCGCCGATGTTCTGTCCCGTCATCGTCTCGACCCCGCGAGCGACGGCGATCGCCGGGAGGAAGATGACCGAGAACACGCGGACGCCGATCCCGTAGCCGGCGACGACCGTCGTCGGGAACAGCCCGACGATGACGAGCATCAGGTTCACCGACAGCGACCGGCCGGTTCCCTCGATCGAGGCGGGAACGCCGATGCGGACGATCTTCTTCGCGTACGTGAGATTCGGCACCATGTCCGCGGGGGTGATCTGCACGCCGCGCGTGCCCCGGAGCATGATCGCCATGCCGACGACGAACGCTAAGGCCCGAGAGAAGATGGTCGCGTAGGCGGCGCCGGCGACGCCGAGTTCGGGGAAGATCCACCACCCGAAGATGAGGAACGGGTCGATGACGATGTTCACGACGACCGTGAGAAGCATCACCAGCATCGGCGTGATCGTGTCCCCGTAGCCGCGCATCAGCGCGGTGAACACGAAGAACCCGAACATGAACACCAGCCCGGAGGAGATGACCCGCATGTAGTCCGTCGCGAGCGGGAGCACCTCCGGCGACGCGCCGAGCAGGCCGAGCAGATCCCCGACGACGAGGTAGCCGACGCCGCCGAGGACGAGCGAGACGATGATCGCAAAGGAGACCGTCTGAGAGGCGGCGTACTTCGCCTCCTCCTCCTCGTCCGCGCCGATGTGTTGTGCCACCAGCACCGATCCAGCGACGGTGACTCCCATCCCGAGCGAGAACAGGAGAAACACCATCGGGAACGCGAACGAGATGGCCGCCAGCGCCTCGGTGCTGTAGCGACCCAGCCACAGCGTGTCGGCGAGGTTGTACGCCGTCTGCAGGAGGTTGGTGACGACGATCGGCAACGAGAGGTAAAACAGCGGCTTGCCGATGCTCCCGTCGGTGAGGTCGAACTCGTCTCGCCCCTTGAACACAGACGAGAGGCGGTCCGGAACCGTCATCCGGATCCCACCACGTCGTCCGATCCGTCACCCGTGATCGCGTCGCCGTCGCCCGTCGCGGTCGCCTGCTCGTCGGTCGCCTCGACGCTTATAGGAACGGTCGCGTCGTCGACGAGCAGGTCGAGCAGGTCCTCGACGAGGTGCTCGCGCATCGTCACCACGTCGGCGCCGATGGCGGCTGCGCGCGTCCACGTCCCGTGGATATACGTGAG
This genomic interval carries:
- a CDS encoding aldehyde ferredoxin oxidoreductase C-terminal domain-containing protein, giving the protein MLTAKGPLLTVDVTERAVEETDISGTLSEFIGGRAAATALAHERIPADADPFGPENRAYLSTGPLQLSRMSFTGRMNMTGLSPLTDGLASTNAGGYLSRNVADTGYSVVEFVGASDEPLAVHVRDDGVSFESVPELAGAAVSAVSEYMADEHDLGPEHCITIGPAGENLVRFASVMTFDSRAFGRGGLGAVLGSKNVKCVTFAGDGNARPDIEVSDPPAMDVHREAATSDDRMKRQGTTGGTEFINDNFALPTRYFDEYEFESAAGIGGNAVEEKKYRKGACSQCAYACKLPTRDEERGVETEGPEFETVYAFGSCQGVGDIVDVMEANELCDELGMDTISAGVTVAAYLKSEEAFGDAELAREVLREIATRETDRGDLLAEGVHRAHEELGVADYTVKGMEFAAHDGRVLHGQGLSYAVANRGADHMYGGMLGLEYSGELDPEGTLGKAERLVHEENRNVVRDSGIVCAFAGDYVTDERLAALLETDYERLLEIGARVVARERHFNNRRGTDAADDGLPYADEVPDLDAAIAEYYEARGWNADGTVPENALDSPADTAVGVQAVADD
- a CDS encoding MATE family efflux transporter — its product is MTVPDRLSSVFKGRDEFDLTDGSIGKPLFYLSLPIVVTNLLQTAYNLADTLWLGRYSTEALAAISFAFPMVFLLFSLGMGVTVAGSVLVAQHIGADEEEEAKYAASQTVSFAIIVSLVLGGVGYLVVGDLLGLLGASPEVLPLATDYMRVISSGLVFMFGFFVFTALMRGYGDTITPMLVMLLTVVVNIVIDPFLIFGWWIFPELGVAGAAYATIFSRALAFVVGMAIMLRGTRGVQITPADMVPNLTYAKKIVRIGVPASIEGTGRSLSVNLMLVIVGLFPTTVVAGYGIGVRVFSVIFLPAIAVARGVETMTGQNIGAEKPDRAATAAGIAAKTMLAILGGLGIVVILTARPIAAVFTDDPAVIAVTADFLRWVAPTFGFIGVMRAYTGSFRGAGKTMTAAAISILMLGFIRLPVALGLARPDILGLPLPAFGSTGIWMAFAVSNTAGAIIAYLWYRRGTWRDADPRGEVPVGDDDEDEDRSDATVAPTDD